A genomic segment from Palaemon carinicauda isolate YSFRI2023 unplaced genomic scaffold, ASM3689809v2 scaffold167, whole genome shotgun sequence encodes:
- the LOC137635755 gene encoding uncharacterized protein encodes MEGESFDQYVTALRHIALDCDFANITQEEILRDRIMFGISDDKVRDRLLRERNLTLERTLKICQVSEVSIAQQEEINRVLESKVITVSAKLKDPVGRMKPVTDVHRKLEETDWINDCRFCGKSHRKVKEVCPVWGKRCINCKEINHFKFKCPA; translated from the coding sequence atggaaggagaatcttttgATCAGTATGTAACGGCTCTGCGTCATATAGCGCTGGACTGTGATTTTGCGAATATAACACAAGAAGAAATATTGAGAGACAGGATTATGTTTGGCATTTCGGATGATAAGGTCAGAGATCGTCTTCTTCGGGAAAGGAATCTAACTTTGGAGAGAACCTTAAAGATTTGTCAAGTTAGCGAGGTATCTATAGCACAACAAGAGGAGATCAACAGAGTATTAGAAAGCAAGGTTATTACTGTGTCTGCAAAGCTGAAGGATCCAGTTGGAAGAATGAAGCCAGTGACGGATGTTCATCGCAAATTGGAAGAAACGGACTGGATTAATGATTGTAGGTTCTGTGGTAAAAGTCACAGGAAAGTAAAGGAAGTTTGTCCAGTTTGGGGTAAGCGGTGCATAAATTGCAAAGAAATTAACCACTTCAAGTTTAAATGTCCAGCATGA